The DNA window GCTCTGCTGGGCGCGCGTGGTGCCGGGCGACCATGGGGCCGATTGACAAAGCCGCGCGTTCACCCAATTTGCGGGCAAAGGAGCATCGCATGGCGAATGTCGAAATCTATACAAAGGCGTGGTGTGGATATTGCGCCCGCGCCAAGAAGCTGCTCGACAGCAAGGGCATCGACTATCAGGATTATGACATCACGATGGGCGGCCCGAAGCGCGAGGAAATGCTGGAGCGCGCG is part of the Sphingobium amiense genome and encodes:
- the grxC gene encoding glutaredoxin 3 produces the protein MANVEIYTKAWCGYCARAKKLLDSKGIDYQDYDITMGGPKREEMLERAPGRTTVPQIFIDGRHVGGSDDLMQLDREGRLDELLAG